The DNA region AGGTCTTTGAATCCGTTGCCGTTCAAATCCTTCCAGATAAGGTCCTTTACGGCGCCAATATTTTGAAAAGCTTTGCCAAAGGTTTCTGATACATCGACAAAATTTCCGGTACCATCATTTTCAAAAATATATTGTGACGGAGTGGAACCAAATTGATGTGGAATCTGGTCGGAAGCGATTAGAATATCTGTGTCTCCATCATTATCAAAATCTACAGAACTTACATTTGAGGCATTTACATAAAGCTCGTTGAACTGGTTTTCTTCTTTTTTGAATTGGCCATTCTCATTTCGGTAAAAACGAGGTTGCAATGGTTTGCCCGATTGGAATTCATTTCCTCCACTTACGATTATTAAATCTTGGTCATCATCACCATCGGCATCAAAAAAGACCTGAGAAATATCTTCGCTAATATGGTCTTCTTCGAACAATTTTGTTTGTTGTTTTGAGAAATTGGCGGGTGAATTTTGGACGAATAGGGCAGAAGCTTGTCCTTTTCCCCCGCTAATTAAAACATCGTCTAGTCCATCTGAATTGACATCGGCCACCGAAATTTCAGGACCTTCATTGGTGTTCGCAAAAGGAACCAACGGACTACGGTTGAACTCAAGAGTTGGACTGTCTTTATGGTAAAACCCGAGAAAATCAGCAGCGTTGTAAAGTAGGAGAGGCGTAGATTGCTCTAACTTCCGATCGAAGCTTTCATTTGCATCAGAAAAACTGAAAGTGATTTTTTGATTGGTTAAAACGTTCCGAAGAGTTTGATGTTTTCCATTAGGCCATACGACCTTAACAGAGTCCAAAAGAGAATCTTTGCCGATACCTAAATGTATTTGGGGAGGTACAGCCGATAGGTACCCTCTGCTCACAAAATTTTCTGCACTTATGGGAGAGTTGTTACCATAAGCGATAACCTTTGCGCCAATTCCGAAAAGATTGTTTTCAGCGCCCTCAAAGTCTATTTTTAGAAAGTTATTTTCACTGCTTGATATACTCCTGTTTTCAAGGACAAAAGCTTCCTGGTCAATATTGTTAACCACAATATCCAAATCACCGTCATTGTCCAGGTCTGCATAAATACTGCCGTTGCTATAACCGGCCTGATGATCGGACCATACATCGGATACGTTCTTGAAGGTTAAATCTCCCTGATTTTTAAAAAAATAGTTAGGGACCTTTTTCTTTGGCATTTCCTCAATAAACGCCATATCTTCCTTGGTCATTCCGGCTTCAATGCGTTTTTGGATATTTTCATTGGCAATGAAGTTTATGAAATCCATATCATTGGTGGCACCTTTAATTCCGTTAGAAACAAAAAGGTCCTTTAATCCATCGTTGTCATAGTCCGCTAAAAGTGAGCCCCAAGACCATTCTGTTGCTGAAATACCTGCAAGGTGTGCAATTTCACTGAAGTTATTATTTCCAAGATTTAAGTGCAAGGTGTTTTGCATGTACTGCGGAGCATAACCGTTTCGCAGATAGTTTTGGTAAGTTGGGTAAGCAAATTCCAAACCAGAAGTTTTGTAGGTCTCTAGATTTTCGGGCAACATGTCTAGGGAAACAATATCCGTAAGTCCGTCATTGTTAATGTCCGCCAGATCATTTCCCATGGAGAAGTGGGTGGTGTGACCTAGTTTTTTATCGTTCTTTGAAATAATTTCTTCAAACGTACCGTCTTTTTGATTGATGTATAGATAGTCGTTTTCAAAGAAATCATTTCCTACGTAAATATCAGGATAACCGTCATTGTTAACATCACTTACACCA from Zobellia alginiliquefaciens includes:
- a CDS encoding VCBS repeat-containing protein, whose product is MKKVLGFIWVWALSFLMISCSEEKQETPTLFKKTYASHTGISFTNSLKNTPELNILNYLYYYNGAGVAAADFNNDGLTDLYFTANEGADHFYLNKGDFKFSEISQKAGIDNSNGWTTGVTHADINNDGLLDIYISKVSNYKHLKGSNLLYINQGNNANGTPIFKEEAKKYGLDFSGFSTQASFFDYDLDGDLDMFLLNHSVHPNRTYGKGSKRKKVDSLSGDRLYKNENGKFIDVSAEANIFQGETGYGLGLGVSDVNNDGYPDIYVGNDFFENDYLYINQKDGTFEEIISKNDKKLGHTTHFSMGNDLADINNDGLTDIVSLDMLPENLETYKTSGLEFAYPTYQNYLRNGYAPQYMQNTLHLNLGNNNFSEIAHLAGISATEWSWGSLLADYDNDGLKDLFVSNGIKGATNDMDFINFIANENIQKRIEAGMTKEDMAFIEEMPKKKVPNYFFKNQGDLTFKNVSDVWSDHQAGYSNGSIYADLDNDGDLDIVVNNIDQEAFVLENRSISSSENNFLKIDFEGAENNLFGIGAKVIAYGNNSPISAENFVSRGYLSAVPPQIHLGIGKDSLLDSVKVVWPNGKHQTLRNVLTNQKITFSFSDANESFDRKLEQSTPLLLYNAADFLGFYHKDSPTLEFNRSPLVPFANTNEGPEISVADVNSDGLDDVLISGGKGQASALFVQNSPANFSKQQTKLFEEDHISEDISQVFFDADGDDDQDLIIVSGGNEFQSGKPLQPRFYRNENGQFKKEENQFNELYVNASNVSSVDFDNDGDTDILIASDQIPHQFGSTPSQYIFENDGTGNFVDVSETFGKAFQNIGAVKDLIWKDLNGNGFKDLIAVGHWMPISIFYNDGKLLQLQNHQNLKESNGWWNTIVADDFDNDGDIDFVAGNWGLNSKFSVSKSEPITLYSTDFDQNGTIDPIVTHFQQQTETPFSSKDELVKQLPYLNKQFLSYKDFAKASVSDLFSHEKLTKSGQKKVYELQSLFYENDGVGNFKIKALPTIAQASTIHDIAVDDFDNDGFKDLLIVGNTSEISTQLGRMDAAHGIILRNNQKGDFEWLSNQKFNIEGPARSIAKIKVKKKEFYIIGRNNDTPVFLSKKSYK